The sequence CCGTCTTGGAATAGGGCACGTGCGCGGCCAGTGCATGCAGTACTTTTGGCAGCAGGCCCTTGGTCCGCGCGCCCAGGATGAACAGCGTCGGCATCTTGATCTGCTCCGCATCCGCCTTCGAGAACGGCGGGCGGTTGTCGCGGACCTGGCCGATCAGCGTCGTGGCGTTGTCGCGCAAATTCTGCTTCACCATCGCCGGCAGCCGCGGCCAGGTGCCTGCGCCTTCCAGCGTGTCGACGAACACGGCGAGGCCGCCGTCGACGTCGCCGGCCGCGATCTTCTCGGCCGACGCCGTGAAGCGTGCCAGCAACGGCGAGGGACCGCCGACATAGTCAGGGTCGAGGCTGGCATCGAGCTCGCCGCCGGGCTCCGCCAGGATCAGCCGGCGGAGCAGATCCGGCCGGCGCTGCGCCACGCGGAAGCAGATGTGCCCGCCGCGGGAATGGCCCATCAGGTCGACCGGGCCGAGGTCGAGTTTTTCGATGAAGGCGATGACGTCGTCGACGTGCTGGGCGATCGAATAGGTGTCGCCGACGCCGTCCCATTTTTCCGGGAAGAAGTGCCTCAGGCTCACGGCGATCACCCGATGCCGCTGCGTCAGCGGCCCCAGCACGCAGCCCCAGATGCGGAAATCGGAGAGCGAGCCGTGCACACAGACCAGCGGCGCGCGGCCTTTGTCCTCGCCCACGTCGAGATAGGGCATGTCGTATCCATTGACGTGAAGGCTTTGCATTCTGGGCTCGCGAGAGGACTGGAACTCCTGTGCAAGATTCCCGGAAACCGGGTGGATCGCAACTATTTCCAAGCCTAGATTTGGGCGGAGATCACATTGGGGGCATGCGACAAGGACGCAAGCTCAGGAACCAAGCCATGACCGACCAGCATTTTGCCCTGTTCGACACCAGGATCGGCCTCTGCGCCATCGCCTGGGGCCCGCGCGGCATCAACGGCACGCAATTGCCGATGGGCGGCGAAGAGAAGATCCGCACCCGCATCAGCCAGCGCCACACTGATGCCACCGAAGCCGAGCCGACGCCCGAGGTGCAGCAGGCCATCGACCGCATCGTCAAGCTGCTCGCCGGTGAGCCCGACGATCTCACCGACATCCCGCTCGATCTCGACGGCGTGCCCGATTTCAACCGCGGCGTCTACGAGATCGCCCGCACCATTCCGCCGGGCAAGACCGTCACCTATGGCGACATCGCCAAGCAGCTCGGCGGCGTCCAGCTGTCGCGCGACGTCGGCCAGGCGCTCGGCCGCAACCCGTGTCCGATCGTCGTGCCCTGCCATCGCGTGCTGGCGGCCGGCAACAAGCCCGGCGGCTTCTCGGCGAATGGTGGCGTGGTGACGAAGCTGAAGATGCTCGAGATCGAAGGCGCGCTGGTGAACCACACGCCGAGTCTGTTTGATTGAGATTGCTGCCACCTTCCCCTGGAGGAGGGTCGATCGCGCGCAGCGCGAGCGGGGTGGGGTGATCTCTCCACTGGGGCAGTGTTTCGTGTGGAGAGATCACCCCACCCCGCTGCGCATTCCGCTTCGCTGCATGCACAGCGACCCTCCCCCTCCAGGGGAGGGTAAGAAGACCCCCCTAAATCTTTGCCGCCGTCTTCGGCCAATATTTGTCGCGCAGATGCCGCTTCACCAGCTTGCCGGTCGGCGTACGCGGCAGCTCGGCTTCGAAATCGATCGAGCGCGGGCACTTGATGGCGGAGAGGCGGGTCTTGCAGAATGCGATCAGCTCGGCCTCCAGCGCCTTGCCGGCGCGCGTCATGTCGTGCGGCTGAACGACCGCCTTTACCTCCTCGCCCATCTCCTCGTTCGGCACGCCGAACACGGCGACATCGGCGACTTCGGGGTGGGTGATGAGTACGTCCTCGGTCTCCTGCGGGTAGATGTTCACCCCGCCCGAGATGATCATGTAGGACTTGCGGTCGGTGAGGAAGAGGAAGCCATCCTTGTCGAGATAGCCGATATCGCCGAGCGTCGACCAGCCCTTGGCGTTGTAGGCCTTCTTCGTCTTTTCGGGATCGTTGTGATAGGTGAAGGCGGGCGCATCGGCGAAATAGACCGTGCCGATCTCGCCGACCGGCTGCTCCTCGTCGTTCTCGTCCAGAATCTTGATCTTGCCGACCACGGCGCGGCCGACGCTGCCGCGATGCTCCAGCCATTGTTGCGAGTTGCAGACGGTGACGCCGTTGCCTTCCGAGCCGGCGTAGTACTCGATCAGGATCGGGCCCCACCACTCGATCATTTTCGCTTTCACATCGACCGGGCAGGGGGCCGCGGCGTGGATCGCGCCCTTGAGCGTGGAGACGTCGTACTTCGTGCGGATCTCGTCCGGCAGCTTCAGCATGCGTACGAACATGGTCGGCACCAGCTGGGACTGCGTGACCTCATACTTCTCGACGAGCTTGAGGAATTCCTCGGCGTCGAAATGCTCCATGATGATGGAGGTGCCGCCGAGCACGATCGCCATCATGTTGAAGCGCAAGGGAGCCGCGTGATAGAGCGGCGCCGGCGAGAGATAGGTGCTCTCCGCGTTCATGCCGCACATGTCGGCGCAGAGCACGCGCAGGAAGGCGTTCGGCACGTCGATCCTGTTGCCCTCGAACGCCTTCTTGATGCCCTTGGGCCGGCCCGTGGTGCCCGAGGAATACAGCATGTCGTAGCCCGCGACCTCGTCCGCGATCGGCGTGGTCGGCTGCGCCGCGGCTTCCTTGTCGTAGGAACGGAAGCCGGGCAGCGGCTCGTCCATCATGTAGAAGATCGGCTCGCCGGGTGCGCCCTTGATCAGGGCCTTGATCTGGTCGGCGCATTTCGGCGTCGTGATCACGACCTTGGCGCCGCAATCGCCGATGATGTAGTCGATCTCGTCCTGCTTCAGATAGCGGCTGATCGCGGTATAATAGAGCCCGCTGCGCTGCGCCGCCCAGCAGAGCTCCATGAAGGCGAGGCGGTTCTCCATCAAGAGCGCGATGTGGTCGCCGGCCTTCAGCCCGAGCGAGCGGAAGAGCTGCGCGCCCTGGTTCGAGAGCTCGTCGAGCTCGCGATAGGTGATCGCCTTGCCGGTGCCTGCCATCTGGTAGGCGATCTTGTCGGGCGTGGTGCGGGCGTAGATGGAGGGGTGGGTCATCGCGAAGGTCTCACAACAAAAAAGGTGTCATCCCGGCCTAGTGCGCAATTGCGCACGGGAGCCGGGATCCATAACCACCGATCCAGATTGTTGAAGCGCGATGTCGCCCCAGCTCGCCCTAACCACGCACTCGGTGGTTATGGGTCCCGGCTTTCGCCGGGACGACACGTTTAGTGTGGCAACGCCTAAGCGGTGCAACGGCGACTACAGCCGCTCGACGATCGTCACATTAGCCATGCCGCCGCCTTCGCACATGGTCTGCAGGCCGTAGCGCCTGCCGCGCTGGTGCAGGGCGTGGACCAGCGTGGTCATCAGCTTGGTGCCGGAGCCGCCGAGCGGATGGCCGAGCGCGATGGCGCCGCCGTTGACGTTGAGACGTTCGGGATCGGCGCCGGTGGTCTTCAGCCACGCGGTCGGCACCGAGGCGAAGGCCTCGTTGACCTCGAACAGGTCGATGTCGCCGATCTTCATGCCGGCCTTCTCCAGCGCGCGCTTGGTGGCGTGCAGCGGCGCATCCAGCATGATGACGGGATCGCCGCCCATCATGGTCATGTGGTGGATGCGCGCGAGCGGCTTGACGCCGAGGTGCTTCAGGCCCTTCTCGTTCACCACCATGACGCCGGAGGCGCCGTCGCAGATCTGGCTGGCGCTGGCCGCGGTCAGCTTGCCGTTCTCGGCGATCAGCTTGACGCCCTTGATACCGTCGATCGTGGCGTCGAAGCGGATGCCTTCGTCGATGTGGTGGGTGTCCTTGCTGCCGTCGGCGCGGGTGATCTCGAGCGGCACGATCTCCTTCTTGAAGTGACCGGCTTGCGTCGCCGCGATCGCGCGCTGATGGCTATTGTAGGAGTATTCGTCGAGCTCGTCCTTGGAGAGGCCGTACCGCTC is a genomic window of Bradyrhizobium sp. CB1717 containing:
- a CDS encoding alpha/beta hydrolase; translated protein: MQSLHVNGYDMPYLDVGEDKGRAPLVCVHGSLSDFRIWGCVLGPLTQRHRVIAVSLRHFFPEKWDGVGDTYSIAQHVDDVIAFIEKLDLGPVDLMGHSRGGHICFRVAQRRPDLLRRLILAEPGGELDASLDPDYVGGPSPLLARFTASAEKIAAGDVDGGLAVFVDTLEGAGTWPRLPAMVKQNLRDNATTLIGQVRDNRPPFSKADAEQIKMPTLFILGARTKGLLPKVLHALAAHVPYSKTAIIPNATHPMFEQAPQKYSEVVLDFLAS
- a CDS encoding methylated-DNA--[protein]-cysteine S-methyltransferase codes for the protein MTDQHFALFDTRIGLCAIAWGPRGINGTQLPMGGEEKIRTRISQRHTDATEAEPTPEVQQAIDRIVKLLAGEPDDLTDIPLDLDGVPDFNRGVYEIARTIPPGKTVTYGDIAKQLGGVQLSRDVGQALGRNPCPIVVPCHRVLAAGNKPGGFSANGGVVTKLKMLEIEGALVNHTPSLFD
- a CDS encoding acyl-CoA synthetase translates to MTHPSIYARTTPDKIAYQMAGTGKAITYRELDELSNQGAQLFRSLGLKAGDHIALLMENRLAFMELCWAAQRSGLYYTAISRYLKQDEIDYIIGDCGAKVVITTPKCADQIKALIKGAPGEPIFYMMDEPLPGFRSYDKEAAAQPTTPIADEVAGYDMLYSSGTTGRPKGIKKAFEGNRIDVPNAFLRVLCADMCGMNAESTYLSPAPLYHAAPLRFNMMAIVLGGTSIIMEHFDAEEFLKLVEKYEVTQSQLVPTMFVRMLKLPDEIRTKYDVSTLKGAIHAAAPCPVDVKAKMIEWWGPILIEYYAGSEGNGVTVCNSQQWLEHRGSVGRAVVGKIKILDENDEEQPVGEIGTVYFADAPAFTYHNDPEKTKKAYNAKGWSTLGDIGYLDKDGFLFLTDRKSYMIISGGVNIYPQETEDVLITHPEVADVAVFGVPNEEMGEEVKAVVQPHDMTRAGKALEAELIAFCKTRLSAIKCPRSIDFEAELPRTPTGKLVKRHLRDKYWPKTAAKI
- a CDS encoding acetyl-CoA C-acetyltransferase; translation: MAEAYIVAAARTAGGRKGGRLAGWHPADLAAKVLDELVDRTKVDPALVEDVIMGCVMQVGEQSNNVARNAIMASKLPESVPGTSIDRQCGSSQQALHFAAQAVMSGTMDVVIAAGVESMTRVPMGLSSQLPAKNGFGNYKSPGIEARYPNIVFSQFTGAEMMAERYGLSKDELDEYSYNSHQRAIAATQAGHFKKEIVPLEITRADGSKDTHHIDEGIRFDATIDGIKGVKLIAENGKLTAASASQICDGASGVMVVNEKGLKHLGVKPLARIHHMTMMGGDPVIMLDAPLHATKRALEKAGMKIGDIDLFEVNEAFASVPTAWLKTTGADPERLNVNGGAIALGHPLGGSGTKLMTTLVHALHQRGRRYGLQTMCEGGGMANVTIVERL